gaaataaagtatctttttgatatcatttttgagactagcagtgcacccgttcttgttcgggaggactagaaagtactacattacatcaggaaaaactatatgacaaatattttaataggatattgaaagataagtaagggaggctttgctttttaaatgttaaggttatttataaaaagttgaataataatatcattgataattctttattgcaaaagaatattgcatagcaattttggtacctaaacattcatacaaatttggaacgattttattcatacaatatataatgtcggcaagtttaggtattctaaatcctatactattaaacgagcaatttctgtttaggtTTGTATTTCTGTTTAGGTTTGTATTTcgccggatctcgaaaacggctctaacgattctcacgaaatttagaacatagtaggtttataatttaaaaattcgattgcactaggtttcatccctgggGAGACTCGCTGaaggaaattgaaagaatttatcaattttaatcctgattaattccagtagaaccaatcagataagctatttTTTTGAgttggtcttctgtgatttggttcttgtgaaattaatcaggattaaaatttaacatgcttttgtgagagaaatttttgcattcccctgggaatcaatctcaatccactgtgattagatagaacctttctgtatgaactatgaatatttattataatttcttctttcgtaataatttttatatgcttttgtaggtactccagagcggaaCTCGgagccccgatatttatcataaattggaacaggttgtcactgatgttgtgttgttggtagtatttactttttaacattaaaggagtaaataacacaagtcgaagaaaatgtatctttaaatggtttgttttttggaataaagatatcatctgaacaagtacattttgtaaattctatctattaataccaaatatcggggcaccgagctttgttcgttatttattcattgattaacagaactcaattctttaaaatgattggggaaggactaacaggcacataccaaaactttttcttccccgaattttgatttattagtATAGCACCTGAAACCGTAAATATCgaaaagtgaaacaaaaaaaaaccacagcctcGATTTTAATCTTTAATAGCTCAAATTGTTCGTTAGGATGTGTAGAAAAAACGCTATAAGTTTTCAGGGcggagaaaattgaatttaaccCATTAAGGGTTAAAAAAGGGGTAAAAATGGGTAAAATAAAAGaaagttataaaatttcgaaaaaaaaatgcgaaaataattaattaaaggcccaaatttttttgaaatattaaaaattagttAAATACCAATTTGAGATACAAAATGAGCCCAACGTAAGGGTTAAAAAGGACACATTTATGGGCAACATTTGGTAACTTTcgttatatttcaataaaatttttactgTGTGTGTTTAAAAGGGCAgcgatttaaaaaatgaattgaaatgtttgaaactTATATATTCCATCATCCAAAACCCAAAGGGCAGCCCTTAAGGGCAAAATGTGTATATAGCgttaaattatcataaaaatttatttgaatgttgtTTTAATGGGAAGCAACTTAAAGaattagaacaaaaattttataaatttaattttccctgCAATTTTATGGGTCAAAGGGCAAAAGTGCTAAATTGCATtcgattttcatgaattttttttttattattttaaagggtaccgatataaaaaataatttgaaacaataattaatgaaaccAAAGTAcactttattaataaataaaatatttttacaatttttttaaattgtttaaaaagttacattatttaaaatattcaaactgTATTATCGTCTCCCATAGTAGTTGCTAATTGTTGTTCTAGAATGTCAGCGTTGTTGTTGAGGATTGGTTGTGGATTGTTTGTACAACCAAATTCTCTGCATTTTAAGCAAGCTGGTGAACAGTGTACACCTCCCTTTCTACACCAGCATCTGGATCCACATCCTGTCTCACAATTGCAAAATAAAGTTCTCAGTAGTATATACCAGTAAAAATTATCACATATGTcagcaatttttttttttttattcactttCATTCGATGTAGCAGTAAACCACCATCTATTACATACGTGAAATCGTCTGGGTGTCCAAAGCTATCAAAGTCTAAGGGCTCCACAAGATCatataatttagatttttcactttttgaaatttttttgtaCCCTACTGCGCAAGTATCCAACAACAATAGAAATCCAGACTCCTCTCTAGCGAACACGTTCTATGATCGGCATCATAGCAGGGCGCCGAAGATAAAATACTTGTTTTTTATAACGAAGAgaagtaaaaacaaaatttttatgctgaaaatttatttataaaaacataaaacGTCTAATTtggattgtttacataccaaattgaataacaaaataacactcacttatcacttagaactgtaaaataatgattaactttgaatattaagatatatataccatctcatgtcaacaaatcagattactgtattttgatcgagtcaattaaaatttctagatttctcgcgagatatgATAAGCTAATttattacacagctgatctcccacacaggcacacgcatcttctgttatcgacagacgacgaaatcatcatctatttttccaaggataaattatccttttcatgtccttcagggagttttctcagggatgagacctagtgcaaacgAATTTTgatataaacctactatattccgaatttcgtgaaaatcgttagagccgtttccaagATCccttgaacataaataaccatataaccagatataaaaatagaaaaatataaacagatatacagaaattgctcgcttaatataataggataacaacttatagtccagtcaaatggttgtTTTTCAGGAACCAGccccgaaataatttttttctatggttctatatgtattttggggcgccgaattctaatctgaaatttgctgatacgcaagagggcgacttcacccccaaaatgttggacttttttaagttttccatttaatctcgagaaccttgcatttttcgagaaaaagcattatCTATATAACATTAAAGATAatcaaatttccaatgaattgagtggtagCGCAGGACTACCTACttcttggattttttatctgaagtgttacacaagatacgcaactttaaatgtgcgagaaatttgtgatatttcccccattttcacaatctcgcatatgcaacgttgcgtatcttgtggaacacttcagataaaaaatccaaaaagtagtcgatgttgtgatgaattttctcctcttttcactcccataaATTATACTTCTTTTTTCAACACCGTTCAAGAGTTACAGTCAATTgaatgataatctttattttctaatttttcttgcgattctactgttattaaagagtctctaaaatgagtacctacaatacatgatagaaacttgcgattaatcttaaatgagagaaaatttcatgctctataagctgagttgccttaaattgatcttgcattactgtttatatcgaaaaactgtcgagacttacttcacgattatatttttacaaaaatcattcacctcccataaaagaggagattcttttcttcaaatcaagaccaagtatcattttgagttaccgagacacacagttttgaatatagaaatcggtcatttttctatgcattgaaatatgggctgaaatacactaaaggaggaatttcctatttttttttaacaaattttagtggcatgatacatgatttttaaCCGCCTTGACGTGCTGATATgaacgagctgtagtacgaggagatgtgatcattcagtcaaaagttataTAAGTGATTTAAGTTTTGATCCTGGACTTATCCTTATCCTTATGtgtgccccccactaggaaatactgaaatctaacgagtgattctcatagaacataaccctcgtaaggtgatttcagccgaaatgtgtttcttttttgttaggaaggccatgaaaatgtgaattttggctgtaggacatgattttctatttttgggtgtattccccctcccaccactactaaattcaaaaatacccaaggaattctgttcagaattaatattgttaattcacgtgatgtgtggctttctatcattactagaaaaagatcctagttgtatagggtagaagtggtaggtttgcataattttggaaaccccttaaaaaataccccttttttgaaaactcttagctccggaatcaaaaatcgtagagtcctgcacgaccactcaatttattgaaaattttattatgtttaatattttagagaatgcttttttcGAAAAGTtctcaagattaaatggaaaacttgaaaaaagtccgaaattttgggttttttttgggagttttgggggtgaagccgcctctggcgtgtcagcaaattccagattagaattcagcgccccaaaatacatatagaaccgtcgcgaaaaattctttcgggctgtttcctgaaaaacgactatttgactggactattatacaaaacagaaaaaagtaagGAAGCATTACAATtattacttgattactgtgtggtTGTGGTGAATAGGGTTTacatttgaaagattgaaatcggcttcatttgatattttttacaaatttttgacaagagacgttttttcttctgtcaaattcactagagtttgcgatgttgtttataattgcattcccatttcagagacattaatatcatcatgaaacgccttcgagattagaataattattagattgaaatgtacattacaatttaacttatcattgtgcttttaagaaaattaagttgcaacagcaaggaaactcaaacaaaggaccattgaaaattaattacctaagcaaaggaaatcagaataatagtggatgttgaagttataatttatttttgtcaaagataatttatttttaccttcaaactcataggcttagaTTTGCTAAAActcctgcatacaaaatattatcaattgtattttttatgctttatattgagttacacttagcaaaatataacattgtaaaggtgggaaaaagtattaaaattaactacattaggataatatctctatttaataccttgatttttagccatgattcaaaatgtttacataaaatataaaaaaatcatgcccccccccataaaaatgttgatggcgcaaattgcgccatgcccccccccttgtgggtaCCCCTGCTTCTAAGAGCCTTGTGGCGAAACTTTACACCGGTGGAAAAGAATGCTATCAGATACAATCGGTTTTTCCTAATAATTTTGACAGCCTTAGgcacggttgcacaaaagccggtttaatTTCAATCGTCATAaattccacgaaaaccaatcagagaagccgtcttttcaaaaacgccttctctgattggttctcgtgaaataatATCACGATTAAATTTtcaccggcttttttgcaaccaggTCTGAAGCTGTCAAAATTATTAGGAAAAAAACTGATTGTATTTGATAGCATTCTTTTCCATCGATAGTTTCGCCACAAGGCTCCAAATAAggtggaaaaaaataaaattacaagaaCTAGGCTGTTGGAATAATAAGAAATCTATGAAACTAAATATAAATGCCAATTTTATTAATGTGCTCTATaaattaccaaaattatttttttctcataaaCACTAAATGGCATTCAACAACCATTCACATTACAATAGCATTCAATCTGTGTCGTGATATTAATTCAacttaaattattacaaaattaactTATTTAATAATAGCAATTACGATACTTACAATTTACATTAGCCATATTTTTATCTATACACTGATataaatatcaaatttcaatgcagaatgaataaaaaattcaatttaagcATAAAAATTAGGTTATTAGTTCAAGTTTTACGACATTCATacatattatttcatcaattgtatattctgtttaaattgaaaataaattagtaaCATGCTTTAAAAAGGTTAGGCTggaattgtatttgaatttctcgaaaataaataactttttcaagttatagcttcattttttcaatttggtaGCACTTTTTTGTCTGTCTAGCACAGGTTTTTTGTCTCATCAGCAAGACAATAGCTCTGTAGTTTTACTAGAGTactgtatatattattttacttcACCATATATTTCTTACTGATACTTGAGACGAGTCTTTTTTGCTAATCAGGTTTTTAGAAAGATATGAAATTCAAGAATTAATTACAATCGAATGTAATACACAAGAATTGTTTACTGTATCTCAAGGGCCGCACATCAAGTGGATTGGAATAACATTTCCATCAGCAATATACATTTACAAGCCAACACAGGATAAACATTCTGTTTCAATAACATACAATATAATCCATAAACAATATTGTGTTGAAAATATGCTTCTTTATGTTGTGCAGTGTGCGTTAATAGATGGGTTTCAATATTCTCAGCGATTGACTGATTGAATAAGAGGTTGTATCTATTCAATTGAATGAATGGTTAATTTTCACTAGGAAACTTTGTAAGGTGGAATGATCATAGTATTCTGTTCATTCAAGTAACTTATCTTTTAAACcctcataattatattatgacaagatagaacaagaaaatttaaattttttataattttcatggatttttttgatgaaatcaataaattttataacattATTACAGTATACTTTACCAGAATTGAAAATTAGATTTATTACATGACAATACGAAGAATTTgcgattttttttttcattttagtaCATTGGGTTTGATGGTACAAATGagattttatatttgtttatgaGTACGGTACCTGTTTTCTCCAGGATGAAGAAGATAAATAATTTACATTATTGagatatttttgtaaaaaatcacCTAAGTAAACTAAATTTTAatcgaaaataaattaaagccACATGGTAGCATACTGTTCGAATGTCATTAATCAGCACAACACAAACCACATTCATTCAGaacattttcttttgaataGCTCTACGACCTTCCTCATCGAACTCTCGTTTCGAAACCCACATCCTCTTGAATGTATCCAGGGAAGCTAGAATTGATCCTCCTATCCATGTTGAGTACAACCTCTCCTGGGGCGCTGATATCCTAATTTTAATATCTTGGGGAGCTAATTTTCTTATCTCGGATAGTAGCTTATCTCCGAAACCTCTGAATAATGTGGATCCTCCAGATAGAactatattttgaaatagtaCTCTACGAAGGTCTAGATCAGATTTTTGAATAGCGTATAAGAGGACTTCATGGATGCCTTCGTATTCTTCGCCTATCAGATCAGGTCGGAACAACACCTCGGGTGCTCGGAATCTAGCAGGTCCGATGTCGAGGGTACTGCCATCAGGGAGTGTGTATTGTTGTTTTTCGGTCTCTGCTGTTTCTTCCTTTTGGGGGTTGATTGACAGGTAGCAAGCTTTTTCCTTAATTGTCCGCACAATTTCGAACTCGGCGGTAGTTTTAAAATTGTTGCCCTCCTTTCTGAGCAACAATCTGAGGTACCGGGAAACATCTCTGCCTGCGATGTCCACTCGCATGATACTGTGAGGCATGGCGAATCCTTCATAGATGGGCACAGCATGTGTGACACCGTCGCCCGAGTCCAGCACTACGCCCGTCGTGCGACCTGTTGCGTATAAACTGAGCACCGCCTGCATTGATACGTATAGAGCGGGCACATTGAAcgattcaaaaaatatttcggCTGCTTTTTCGCGGTTATTGCGAGGATTGAGCGGCGCCTCGGTGAGAAGTACGGGGTGTTCCTCTGAGAAAGTCTGCAACTGGTCGTTACTGTAGACGTACTGCCAGATCTTTTCCATGTCGTTCCAGTCGGTGACAATGCCGTGTTCCATGGGGTACCGGATGCTTAGTAGGCCTCTGTGTTCCTCTGCTTTTGGTCCCACGAATAGATCGCCCTCCAAAGCACCCGCCATTACACGTACGTGTTTAGGCCTGCCGATGCTGCGGAAAAAAGAGATTTTAAgaacttaaaaaaaaaactattggtAAATTTTCTTGTCAAAGCAAAATACGATAGTTCTAGCAAAGGAAAATTCACGATGTGAATGATCTAGCTTGGTTCAAATCCTAGTACATACGATGAAACTAATAAATCAGATGCATATTAAAGGATGTATATCATTTTAGATATATAGAAGTGATAAGTGTATTCAAAGATGATCAGGAGAATATGGTTGGGTTTGCAGCGGCATGAGGGGAATAGAGTACTTCACATGCGCAATTTTCGTGATCTGTTTGTTTTGCACTAGTCGGAAAGGCAGCCGTATACGCCCTCTTTACTAGCCAAATCACATGACGGGTTTTTCAGTCGGCACAAAAGGAAAGGAAGCTCtgcgattggctgattgggttgttgtatcgaaaGAAAGCTCTTTTgaatcagccaatcgaagagattcctgtcctgtcgtgccgAATCTTTTGAAAAACGCCTCTTGTCTCATGAAtcaacaatttatttatatcaaacAGGTTAAGGATAACGCATCTCTATTGAATCGTAGCGTGCATTGCTGTGCATAGAGATTTTACAGACATTCAATTGACATTAAAATactattgttttatttgaaaattctgaTGAAATTCTATAACAATCACTTGAGTTAATGAAACACTTATTAACTGtgataattgttttattaactagacataaaaatgacataaaacacttatataaaaaatgattattaaaaaaaacacttGGTTAGCCGATCTCTGAATTATTACACTACAATATCCAATATAAAAATTCACAATGCGATGTATGAACTGGCTAAATGTGCGAACAGAACGAGTAAGTCGCGGGGGAGATAGATGCCACTAAGCAACTGtgcaattataaaatattttgagtcATTGatataccgggtgtttcaaaaagaattacccaattttaaacagttatatttattttaaaaaatggtgtgcaaaaaccaattttacatcaaattactcataGAAGTATAAAGTTTGTGATGatttattataagtgttctatgtgacCTCCACTCGTACGatatctagacggtagccaaattcatcccagactgttcgcaagatgtctgtcttctcggactgaACTATCCCACCTTGGAACAATGTTAaagatcgtgtttatgttcctcccttagcacttgatatttaGGAGctaaaaccaggataactgatgcagtagctacagtccgagaagacatcttccgaacagtctgggatgaatttggctaccgtctggatgtcgtccgagcctcaaaagtagggcacatagaacacttataatgcatcatcataaacttgatacttcttcgagtaatttgatgtaaaattggttcgTGTAcaccattttttcaaataaatataactgtttaaaattgagtcattttttttgaaacacccggtatatATTCATATAGTCTCAGTATTCAGTATATTATTAGTTTCTcataacattttattttcttcactAATATAGAATAGTTTTTTCTTCGTATTTATTTCACTCAATTTTCCActtctttgtatttttttgatAGGGAAGTAATTTTTGGGATTTTCCCGTGtgctcccatattgttgtaaataaataataaatatagttaATAGGAGATTGCTAGCGAGCTGAATCTACACATCGACCTGGCCGTTCTGTTCGTACCTCAAATCTGCTGGATATGAAACAAACAGTGTGTCACAAATCTATGAATACTACTTTATTGGTTAGTGTAAGGAGGCAGCCCATCAAGAGCTTGTTTGTTTCAAGAACACATTTCGTGGAATGCAAGCtccaattacaataataatgaggCAGTGACACCTAATCAAATACATCAAAGCCATTTCCTCCCCATATTTGTTGCAAATGAGAACGAGCAAAAATTCCTGTTGAATAGAACAGATACAACTTAAATGCCTACATTTGAATGTGTTGTACCCACGACCAGAGGAATTATGTTAAACAATGAGAATGCCACTGTCCTGCCCGTCTGCTGTGCATTGGATACGGCACACTTCCCCTACGTCTATACTGTGTCTCTGCGCGACGTCCTTTGTGTGTATTTTATGTTAATTGAGCCCAACAGTCAAGTTTTTTGTAGTAGGTACTTTAGATCCTAGTTCATCAATGATTAATACgtataatattaaatgaattaggtataatttattaataatgaaacttCTATTTTGAAACCttactaaattttattttatgaattacctATTTATCCCAACTTattatttttcggaaattaacagaatattcttTATACTCACTAGTTTGGAAAGCAACATTTTGGAACTTGATCTCCAGCAAAACCTGCctttataactcctgaaccctGAAAAAGAAAGTTTGCATGTTACTTAGATAACATTCAAGTTACTTACTTAACTAGATACTTGAATTCTTCGTCCTTGACCGGGAGAACCGGAAAGACTGTGTCAGGGAGTTCAGGGGGTCACCCCTCAAACTGTGGGATGGCGGCTGTTCGTGTTTGAGTATAAGGGCTCATCCACTAGTTCTGCCAATGAGTATAATGGCCGTTGTATAAGGCGTTCCTTCAATATTTGtttgaacttttttgttttacaattttttttataaattcaggGAGTTGATTATACAGTCGCAGTGCtgatatttcaaaacttttttgagttgcTGTAAGTCTGCTTCGAAGTACATCCAGGTCTGCCGCATGTCGAGTGTTGTAGGTATGTATGTTGCTTCTCTTTGTCATGTTGTTTGCTTTGTCCTTAATGAATAGAAGTGAGCAGAGTACATAGTGGCTAAAGATTGTAAGTACTCTCAGCTTTTTGAATAGTGGCCTGCAGTGTGCCAGGTGGTCAGAGAATGTGATTATTTTAATGGCCTTTTTTGTAGCAATAGTATATCTGAGCTGGGTGAAGCATGTCCCCAAAGAA
Above is a window of Nilaparvata lugens isolate BPH chromosome 4, ASM1435652v1, whole genome shotgun sequence DNA encoding:
- the LOC111053461 gene encoding beta-centractin isoform X1, translating into MVIDYSQTINRYTHLDAYPLPSLEDIVSKVSKNSVFTTIDLKSAYHQVPLREKDRPFTAFEACGRLYQFRRLAFGLTDGVPTFQRVIDNGSGVIKAGFAGDQVPKCCFPNYIGRPKHVRVMAGALEGDLFVGPKAEEHRGLLSIRYPMEHGIVTDWNDMEKIWQYVYSNDQLQTFSEEHPVLLTEAPLNPRNNREKAAEIFFESFNVPALYVSMQAVLSLYATGRTTGVVLDSGDGVTHAVPIYEGFAMPHSIMRVDIAGRDVSRYLRLLLRKEGNNFKTTAEFEIVRTIKEKACYLSINPQKEETAETEKQQYTLPDGSTLDIGPARFRAPEVLFRPDLIGEEYEGIHEVLLYAIQKSDLDLRRVLFQNIVLSGGSTLFRGFGDKLLSEIRKLAPQDIKIRISAPQERLYSTWIGGSILASLDTFKRMWVSKREFDEEGRRAIQKKMF
- the LOC111053461 gene encoding beta-centractin isoform X2, yielding METYDVIVNQPVVIDNGSGVIKAGFAGDQVPKCCFPNYIGRPKHVRVMAGALEGDLFVGPKAEEHRGLLSIRYPMEHGIVTDWNDMEKIWQYVYSNDQLQTFSEEHPVLLTEAPLNPRNNREKAAEIFFESFNVPALYVSMQAVLSLYATGRTTGVVLDSGDGVTHAVPIYEGFAMPHSIMRVDIAGRDVSRYLRLLLRKEGNNFKTTAEFEIVRTIKEKACYLSINPQKEETAETEKQQYTLPDGSTLDIGPARFRAPEVLFRPDLIGEEYEGIHEVLLYAIQKSDLDLRRVLFQNIVLSGGSTLFRGFGDKLLSEIRKLAPQDIKIRISAPQERLYSTWIGGSILASLDTFKRMWVSKREFDEEGRRAIQKKMF